In a single window of the Rhopalosiphum padi isolate XX-2018 chromosome 1, ASM2088224v1, whole genome shotgun sequence genome:
- the LOC132931969 gene encoding echinoderm microtubule-associated protein-like CG42247 isoform X1: MLAPTVTIQPSSRPSSTMGEREVMASADGSEEKHEPNVKEIVAPARLNVPQSDNKSESEDEDYQEVSRHTQQIVHVGPPGYWQSMPNSRAASPGNDNGSETSSVMPAPVPGLAASRVAKDKYNHLSYWKARKVTFFKNGDLYFPGLELRFRPGRDIGNLEALLDKLSTRMDLPRGARYLFSMDGIRVVSLDQLEDDQSYVVSSYKSFKNANYGKKSGSWNSTTAPTTSSGWSRQSSMSRKQSVADANELTSATSGLNITKSSTTRVIRIINNFDHTVQCRVLLNLRTTQPFEEVIEDLGHVLKMNNAKRMLTVSNQEVRSFSQLRNEFSDVDTFYITSESRVLSPPFRRSRSRGALAVEPIINTVPTKAEKQRRARSKSRPRALYAADTDIVKVPPDYTVLDVMKEEPIRVQIRGTRKTFFPPMVHSPADDSPPDKRLTLNWVYGYRGIDTKRNLWVLPTGELLYYVAAVAVLYDRDEESQRHYIGHTEDIQCMDIHPSKEMVASAQKAGRTRKTQAHIRIWSPETLYTLYIVGNGEFEEGVSALAFSQLTGGNYLLAVDCGREKMLSVWQWQWGHLLGKVATMQTEDILGASFHPLDDNLMITYGKGHLTFWTRRKDGFFEKIDIIKAPSRTVVTSLQFEQEGDVITADGDGFITIYSVDSDGAYYVRMEFEAHNKGINALIMLPEGTLLSGGEKDRKIIAWDSLQNYNKITETKLTEVYGGVRSLYPQRPGRNDGNIYVGTIKNHILEGSMQRRFNRIVFGHSKQLWGLAVHPDDELFATAGYDKNISLWKRHALLWSTQIAYDCVSLTFHPFGTALVAGSVEGYLIILNAENGSVVSSVRVCGSALTCMGFNPAGDTIAVGSQNGSVYLYRVSRDGFTFKKSNKIRGVQPLVHLDWSTDGNYLQTVTAEYDLVFWDVKGLIQEKSASAMKDVKWYTYNATIGYLVSGIWHNRYYPTSSMISTANRSAAHDLFITGDTDGYLRLFRHPCIFTKSEYNEEKVYSGQVSSARFLYNDRNVVTVGGTDAALMLWDVIED; this comes from the exons ATGTTGGCACCAACTGTTACTATTCAACCATCATCCCGACCGTCCAGTACGATGGGAGAACGAGAAGTTATGGCGTCCGCGGACGGCAGCGAAGAAAAACATGAACCAAATGTGAAAGAGATTGTTGCCCCTGCAAGATTAAACGTCCCTCAGTCGGACAACAAGTCAGAAAGTGAAGATGAAGATTATCAAGAA gTATCACGACACACACAACAAATAGTACATGTCGGACCACCAGGATATTGGCAAAGTATGCCCAATAGTAGAGCAGCTAGTCCTGGAAATGACAACGGGAGCGAAACATCATCAGTTATGCCTGCTCCAGTCCCTGGATTGGCTGCTTCTAGAGTAgctaaagataaatataatcatCTATCGTATTGGAAAGCTAGAAAA gtaacgttttttaaaaatggaGATTTATACTTTCCGGGATTAGAACTACGTTTCAGACCTGGGAGAGATATTGGAAATTTAGAAGCGTTATTGGACAAATTATCAACACGAATGGATTTACCTCGTGGTGCACGATATTTGTTTTCAATGGATGGAATCAGGGTTGTCAGTTTAGACCAATTAGAAGATGATCAGTCATACGTGGTTTCTTCTTATAAAAGTTTCAAG aatgcaAACTACGGTAAAAAATCTGGTAGTTGGAACTCCACAACTGCCCCGACTACAAGTTCGGGTTGGTCGAGGCAATCGTCCATGAGTAGGAAGCAATCAGTAGCTGATGCTAACGAGTTGACTTCAGCTACTTCAGGACTTAATATAACCAAATCATCTACAACTAGAGTTATAAGGATTATTAACAATTTCGATCACACAGTACAG tgtcGCGTTCTACTTAATTTAAGAACCACCCAACCTTTTGAAGAGGTCATTGAAGATTTAGGACATGTGCTCAAAATGAACAATGCTAAACGCATGTTAACCGTGTCTAATCAAGAA GTTCGTAGTTTTTCTCAACTGAGAAATGAATTTTCGGACGtggatacattttatattacgtCGGAGTCACGTGTACTATCGCCGCCATTTAGAAGGTCAAGATCCAGAGGGGCATTAGCGGTTGAACCGATTATAAATACAGTTCCTACAAAGGCGGAAAAGCAAAGGAGAGCGAGAAGTAAAAGCCGACCTCGTGCACTATATGCAGCTGATACAGATATTGTTAAAGTGCCTCCAg attATACGGTTTTGGATGTGATGAAAGAAGAACCAATACGCGTGCAAATAAGAGGgacaagaaaaacatttttcccTCCAATGGTCCATTCTCCTGCAGATGATTCACCGCCAGACAAAAGATTAACTTTAAATTGGGT TTATGGTTATCGAGGCATCGATACAAAAAGAAACCTGTGGGTATTGCCTACCGGAGAACTTTTGTATTACGTCGCGGCTGTAGCTGTACTTTATGATAGGGATGAAGAATCACAAAGACATTATATTGGACATACTGAAGATATTCAATG tATGGATATACATCCTTCTAAGGAGATGGTAGCTTCGGCTCAAAAAGCCGGCAGAACACGAAAGACACAGGCTCACATTAGGATTTGGAGCCCCGAAACTCTGTATACTCTGTACATAGTTGGCAATGGCGAATTTGAAGAAGGAGTCAGCGCATTAGCATTTTCTCAACTC actggaggaaattatttattagctgTCGATTGTGGAagagaaaaaatgttatctgtTTGGCAATGGCAATGGGGACATTTATTGGGTAAAGTAgct ACGATGCAAACTGAAGACATACTAGGTGCATCTTTTCACCCTTTAGATGACAATTTAATGATAACTTATGGAAAAGGTCATTTAACGTTTTGGACCAGGCGGAAAGATGGATTTTTCGAGAAAATTGATATCATAAAagca CCTTCGAGGACGGTAGTTACCAGTTTACAGTTCGAACAAGAAGGGGACGTAATTACGGCGGATGGCGATGGATTTATTACGATTTATTCTGTAGACAGCGATGGCGCGTATTATGTCAGAATGGAATTCGAG GCACACAACAAAGGCATAAATGCTCTTATAATGCTACCGGAAGGAACTCTATTGTCTGGGGGTGAAAAAGACCGTAAAATTATAGCTTGGGAttcattacaaaattacaacaaGATAACTGAAACGAAA ttaactgAAGTTTATGGTGGTGTAAGAAGTCTATACCCTCAACGGCCAGGGAGGAATGATGGTAACATATACGTAGGAACgataaaaaatcatattctaGAAGGATCAATGCAAAGAAGATTTAATAGA ATAGTATTCGGCCATAGTAAACAATTATGGGGATTAGCAGTTCATCCGGACGATGAACTTTTTGCCACCGCGggttacgataaaaatataagtctTTGGAAAAGACATGCTTTACTATGGAGTACTCAA ATTGCATATGACTGTGTATCACTTACCTTTCATCCATTTGGTACTGCTCTTGTGGCTGGTTCAGTGGAAggatatttgattattttaaatgctgAAAATGGGTCTGTGGTGTCAAGCGTTCGAGTGTGTGGTTCTGCCTTGACGTGTATGGGTTTTAATCcag CTGGTGATACAATAGCCGTTGGTTCTCAAAATGGTAGTGTATATCTCTATCGAGTAAGTAGAGACGGATTCACGTTcaaaaaatcgaataaaattaGAGGAGTTCAACCATTGGTGCATTTAGACTGGAGTACGGATGGAAATTATCTACAAACAGTAACTGCCGAATATGACCTAGTTTTTT gGGACGTCAAAGGATTGATACAAGAAAAAAGTGCATCTGCAATGAAGGACGTTAAATGGTACACATATAACGCAACTATAGGCTACTTAGTTTctg